The genomic DNA TGACTTTTATCATCGGTTcccgagggaggtggagacgAAGCTGAATGAGTATATGAACTCTCATGGGGGCAACGGGCTGGAGAAGTTTGCGAGGGAGGACCCCAAGATTAGGAGGCACTTGGACTTGGTGCAGAGGAAGGAGTTGCTggagttggtgttgatgaagatTCAGGACTTGCACCGGTTTGATGCGGCGGGGAATGTGAAGGCGGATAGGGATTatttgaagaaggggaggcagcagagggggaggtggtcgttttaggggggtggggagagaGTAGGCGAAGAGGGTGAAAATTATAGGCGATGGGCGGGAGTGAGTATATGGGTGGGATTGGGAaagggatgggaaagggaaagatgGGAGGTTAGGCGTCAACAAATTGTTGgttggttttctttttttttgttttttttttatggtTTTGTTAttatgatgatggtgttcgatgggagtttttttttttttttgctttttggcTTGTGTTTTGGTTTTATAAAGAAGCAAGTAAAGTTGGGCAAATGAATGAtgtttgggtttttttttttttttttactataCAATGTTTTAGATGTTAAAATAGGTGGGTAGAGTGTGAAGTATGCCTTGCGTTTTTAGCCATGGTTGCTTTTTGTCCTGAGTCTTGTATAGGAGCTGTTcaatggtggtgttgatcagGGCGAGATAAAGTGATAAGAGGGGCTATCAGGGTAGGTGGGGAGTGTGACCTCGGGAAGGACCCAATTTGAGCGTGTGTGTCTCCGCGCAATTCCAACACGCCTTGAATCCTTCGGAGAGTAAGGTGGTGATTTTGTGTGTCATGGAATTGCTCGCTGAATTAGTACGGGATGTGCTTGATTTTATGGAAGTGGGAGAGATGCCGAGGAGTCTCCGGTTTATCTCCTGCGGGGAAGCTCGCAACAGCGGGCAGTccagggaggaggtgaggggtcATGACGTGCGTTCGTTGAGGGATGGGTAGATGGGTATGAGGGTGTATATAACCTGGCTGTAGAGACTTTTATCTTAGTTCAGACGGACGGCTTGATGTCACAAGTACGCTCTCACCTTTTTAGTCCAGTATTAGAACAGAAGACCACTTCACAATGGCCGACTCAGCCCCCcgcctcgccgccctcgacgtacctaccccctccccgtttCACTTTCCCCTCCCGTACCTAGGTGGCTAACCTTTCGATTGGTAGGACTCCATCGTCTCCCGCCTCCCCTCCTACTCCCAATCCCTCTTCGCGGCCAAAACCGCCCACGAGctctccttctcggcaaTCGCTGAACACCTCGGCCGGTCCGAGGTTGCAGTTGCGGCGCTCTTTTACGGACAGGCGACGGCCTCGCCGGAGGATATCACCAAACTGGCAGAGCTCTTGAGCTTGCCCGAGGCGCAGCTGAGGAAGGATCTCGGGACTGGGTTCCCTGATCGGGGGAGGTCAGGGCCTATGCCGCCGGTTGAACCGCTGATTTATAGGTTGTATGAGGTTGTGCAGAATTACGGGTATGCGTTCAAGAGTGTGATTAATGAGaagtttggggatgggattATGAGTGCTATTTGCTTTGATACaaaggtggagaaggagacggtggagggcGCGGATTGGGTTGTTATTACGCTAAGGGGGAAGTGGTAGGTTCTCGTCTCTGTTATCATGTTACCCTGTCAGGGCATGGAAGATGTGGGACGGTATTGACTGACTTTTGTGATTTGCAGGCTGCCTTTCACGAGGTTCTAAGTGGGCAGATGGTAAGACGGGATAGTAGGGGATCGAACTCTCATGGAGGACTCCTCATTCAAGGGTTCGAGTGCTTCccaggaagagggggaaagTCACGATGGCTGGCTTGTGCCTGAGACAAAACGATCAAATCACAAAGATCAGGATCTGGTGTCTGACAGGTGTTTTCTGGTTTCCTTTCATGGTGTCTAGCAAAGATGTTCGAGACAACGGGCGAGGTAACGGCTGAAGAATATCATGAGCGAATTTT from Podospora pseudoanserina strain CBS 124.78 chromosome 2, whole genome shotgun sequence includes the following:
- the cyn1 gene encoding Cyanate hydratase (COG:H; EggNog:ENOG503P2DV), translated to MADSAPRLAALDDSIVSRLPSYSQSLFAAKTAHELSFSAIAEHLGRSEVAVAALFYGQATASPEDITKLAELLSLPEAQLRKDLGTGFPDRGRSGPMPPVEPLIYRLYEVVQNYGYAFKSVINEKFGDGIMSAICFDTKVEKETVEGADWVVITLRGKWLPFTRF